The following are encoded together in the Methanosarcina flavescens genome:
- a CDS encoding DUF362 domain-containing protein, whose product MNTKVSIARCHDYSNVKDAVKEALNLIGGLEKIITSGNRVLLKPNVLAIRSPEDAVTTHPAVVAAMCELVSEVGGIPVIGDGSGIVKPGSTSTSQALKKSGIEGVASDYGVELINFETSGYVEVDVPGAREFSRLHISKAILEADVIISLPKLKTHELTLYTGAVKNFFGAVPQKIRKQAHFLEDRRRFGEAIIDIYSVAKPQLAVMDGVVGMEGNGPANGTPIFAGVIMASYDCVALDIVASELIGIDPLKVPTNRAALARGFGTGHPEVVGTPLEKVKIGFKRPEGGITAYIPSFLMRILRKQLAVKPIINTSNCALCRACVSNCSAYAIEETDRILKINDEKCIQCYCCRELCPNDAVEIKKSPLLKLVARIKS is encoded by the coding sequence ATGAATACCAAGGTTTCAATTGCTCGATGCCATGATTACTCAAACGTGAAAGACGCGGTTAAAGAGGCGCTGAACCTGATAGGCGGGCTTGAGAAAATTATAACTTCTGGCAACCGCGTACTTCTCAAACCCAATGTGCTTGCTATCCGATCGCCAGAGGATGCCGTCACAACCCATCCTGCAGTAGTAGCTGCAATGTGCGAGCTTGTCTCAGAAGTGGGAGGTATCCCAGTTATAGGGGATGGTTCAGGTATTGTAAAACCCGGTTCTACCTCTACTTCTCAGGCGCTTAAGAAGTCAGGCATTGAAGGAGTTGCCTCAGATTACGGGGTGGAGCTTATCAATTTTGAGACATCAGGCTATGTTGAGGTTGATGTTCCGGGTGCCAGGGAGTTCTCACGACTGCACATCTCAAAAGCTATACTTGAAGCTGATGTAATTATCTCGCTTCCAAAGCTCAAGACCCATGAACTCACACTGTACACTGGGGCTGTAAAAAATTTCTTCGGCGCAGTACCTCAGAAAATTCGAAAACAAGCTCACTTTCTGGAGGATCGACGCCGTTTCGGGGAAGCAATTATCGACATATATTCTGTCGCCAAACCCCAACTTGCAGTTATGGACGGTGTAGTTGGAATGGAAGGAAATGGTCCGGCCAATGGTACGCCTATTTTTGCAGGCGTAATTATGGCAAGTTATGATTGCGTAGCCCTGGATATTGTAGCTTCAGAGCTTATAGGAATCGATCCTTTGAAGGTTCCTACAAATAGGGCTGCTCTTGCAAGGGGATTTGGGACTGGGCATCCTGAGGTTGTAGGGACACCTCTTGAAAAGGTGAAGATCGGGTTTAAAAGACCGGAAGGTGGAATCACTGCTTACATACCTTCTTTTCTCATGAGAATACTTCGAAAGCAGTTAGCTGTAAAACCCATTATTAACACTTCAAATTGTGCCCTTTGCAGAGCCTGTGTTTCGAATTGTTCGGCGTATGCCATTGAGGAAACTGACAGGATACTGAAAATTAACGATGAGAAATGCATTCAATGTTACTGCTGCCGTGAACTTTGCCCTAACGATGCGGTAGAAATAAAGAAATCACCGCTTCTTAAACTTGTAGCCCGAATCAAAAGTTAA
- a CDS encoding XTP/dITP diphosphatase, which produces MHKVVFVTGNEGKFAEVRDILKTFGIEVIQDKNGYPELQEDELEPIAAYGAQYVANKLKMPAIVDDSGIFIKALNGFPGPYSRFVEDRLGNPKVLKLMEGETDRTAYFKTVIGYCEPGKEPLVFPGVVEGKIAYEERGTGGFGYDPIFEYQGITFGELGDAEKNKVSHRRRAIDSFLEWFKDKLEKS; this is translated from the coding sequence ATGCATAAGGTCGTATTTGTTACAGGAAATGAAGGCAAATTTGCCGAGGTAAGGGACATCCTTAAGACTTTCGGGATTGAAGTAATCCAGGATAAAAACGGCTACCCTGAACTTCAGGAGGATGAGCTTGAGCCCATAGCAGCCTATGGCGCGCAGTACGTTGCAAATAAACTGAAAATGCCTGCAATAGTAGATGATTCCGGAATTTTCATAAAAGCCTTAAACGGCTTTCCAGGCCCTTACTCTCGTTTTGTAGAGGACAGGCTTGGGAACCCAAAAGTGCTCAAGCTTATGGAAGGGGAAACTGACAGGACAGCTTATTTTAAAACTGTTATCGGGTATTGTGAACCCGGAAAAGAGCCTCTTGTTTTTCCGGGTGTAGTTGAAGGGAAAATCGCTTATGAGGAAAGAGGCACAGGCGGTTTTGGATACGACCCTATTTTCGAGTACCAGGGCATAACTTTTGGGGAACTCGGAGACGCCGAAAAGAATAAGGTTTCCCACCGTCGCAGGGCTATTGACAGCTTTCTGGAATGGTTTAAGGATAAACTTGAAAAATCCTGA
- a CDS encoding 4Fe-4S binding protein: MSEKTGYVAVFGCKRCGKCKNICPVDAIYEENELSKIDTKKCTLCMKCIDECTNRSIIYME; this comes from the coding sequence ATGTCAGAAAAAACTGGATACGTCGCAGTTTTCGGCTGTAAAAGGTGCGGAAAATGCAAGAATATCTGTCCTGTGGACGCAATTTACGAGGAGAACGAGCTTTCAAAGATCGATACTAAAAAGTGCACCCTATGTATGAAATGCATAGACGAGTGCACTAACAGGTCTATTATTTATATGGAGTGA
- a CDS encoding radical SAM protein yields MEKIIEDKTGSFYSYLSDGCRLCQEGAKMVLFVTGLCPKSCFYCPLSHERRGKDLVFANERSIKSDEDLLKEAELMNALGTGITGGEPLLKIERALHYIRLLKAAFGKEHHIHLYTSLAPSRQILEKLADADLDEIRLHPPQECWEYLKNSPYATALKNAKELGIEAGIEIPTLEGAEKVAAFAEEMEVFLNLNELEFSDNNSDALLRNGFCLESDTSSAAAGSCKFARKAMPACRKVHFCSSTYKDAVQLRNRFKRIAKNTAREFDEVTDDGTLVYGVIEGGDQELAEKTLQGMEIPSEFFEIKDGKIEVAWWVLEEFKENIREELEPSGSKLLIIERYPFEDGLLVELIPL; encoded by the coding sequence ATGGAAAAGATCATTGAAGACAAAACCGGCTCTTTTTACAGTTATCTTTCAGATGGGTGCAGGCTCTGTCAGGAAGGCGCAAAAATGGTACTCTTCGTAACAGGCCTCTGTCCTAAGAGCTGTTTCTACTGCCCGCTTTCCCATGAAAGGCGTGGAAAAGACCTTGTTTTTGCTAATGAGAGGTCTATAAAAAGCGATGAAGATTTATTGAAAGAAGCGGAGCTGATGAATGCTCTCGGGACAGGGATTACAGGGGGAGAGCCCCTGCTGAAAATCGAGAGAGCTTTGCACTACATCCGGCTACTCAAGGCTGCTTTCGGAAAAGAGCATCACATCCATCTATATACTTCCCTGGCTCCTAGTAGACAGATTCTTGAAAAGCTCGCAGATGCAGACCTTGATGAGATCCGTTTACATCCACCACAGGAATGCTGGGAATATCTAAAAAACAGTCCGTATGCAACTGCTCTGAAGAATGCAAAAGAACTCGGAATCGAAGCCGGAATCGAGATTCCTACTCTTGAGGGAGCAGAGAAAGTCGCAGCTTTTGCAGAAGAAATGGAAGTTTTCCTTAACCTGAACGAACTGGAATTCTCAGATAACAACTCCGATGCTCTTCTGAGAAATGGCTTTTGTCTTGAGTCCGACACATCCAGCGCAGCTGCAGGATCCTGCAAATTTGCCAGGAAGGCAATGCCTGCATGTAGAAAAGTTCATTTTTGTTCCTCGACCTACAAGGACGCAGTCCAGCTCCGCAACAGGTTTAAGCGGATTGCAAAGAATACCGCAAGAGAATTTGACGAAGTCACCGACGATGGCACCCTTGTATATGGGGTAATCGAAGGGGGAGATCAGGAACTTGCAGAAAAAACCCTGCAGGGTATGGAAATCCCATCAGAATTCTTTGAGATAAAAGACGGAAAAATCGAGGTAGCCTGGTGGGTGCTTGAAGAGTTCAAAGAAAACATTAGAGAAGAACTGGAGCCTTCGGGATCTAAACTTCTGATTATTGAAAGATATCCATTCGAAGACGGATTACTTGTAGAATTAATTCCTCTTTAA
- a CDS encoding acyl carrier protein produces MEQIKNDIVDYLKANSFMDNNTLLNDNDSLTQNGIIDSIGLLELMDYICEKYSIDIPEDMLTPENFDSLKGITNMIIKLSK; encoded by the coding sequence ATGGAACAAATTAAGAATGATATTGTCGATTATTTGAAGGCTAATTCTTTTATGGACAATAACACTCTCCTGAATGATAATGATTCTCTCACTCAAAATGGCATAATAGATTCAATTGGTTTGCTTGAACTTATGGATTATATCTGTGAGAAATATTCTATTGATATTCCTGAGGACATGCTCACCCCGGAAAATTTTGATTCTCTTAAGGGTATTACCAATATGATAATTAAGCTGTCGAAGTGA
- a CDS encoding metal-dependent hydrolase, protein MPYPVVHVLFFVLCISAVAVYATVKSFFRGELSLKGSKHLLPLLFVGSVCSLFPDIMIVHSLLVNGTMEHCWAGPIPTHSLLFSLPAVLLGIVTGYVIYREPRKAIHLGLFAEAAFASHLLLDDISEGGCEYLYPLYEKDISVFSMLDVSFMRTGLLDYLMTSFVSVFLIFSVIMMALFALSEYGFELKYRAEK, encoded by the coding sequence ATGCCTTATCCAGTCGTACATGTTCTATTCTTCGTACTCTGTATCAGTGCAGTAGCAGTCTACGCTACTGTCAAATCGTTTTTTCGAGGGGAGCTTTCTCTCAAAGGCTCAAAGCATTTACTACCGCTACTATTCGTAGGCAGTGTATGCTCATTATTCCCAGACATCATGATTGTTCACAGCCTTCTAGTAAACGGTACTATGGAACATTGCTGGGCTGGCCCGATTCCAACACATTCACTTCTGTTCAGTCTTCCTGCAGTCTTGCTAGGGATAGTCACAGGATACGTTATATACAGAGAGCCTAGAAAAGCAATACATCTCGGCCTTTTTGCAGAAGCTGCCTTTGCTTCACACCTATTGCTGGACGACATCAGTGAAGGTGGCTGTGAGTACCTTTATCCGTTATATGAGAAAGATATCAGCGTATTCTCAATGTTAGATGTAAGTTTTATGAGAACAGGACTTCTCGATTACCTGATGACATCTTTTGTATCGGTTTTTCTAATTTTCTCCGTAATAATGATGGCACTTTTTGCCCTGAGTGAATATGGCTTTGAGCTAAAGTACAGAGCAGAAAAATGA
- a CDS encoding bifunctional N(6)-L-threonylcarbamoyladenine synthase/serine/threonine protein kinase, translating into MKNTFILGIEGTAWNLSAAIVTETEIIAEVTETYKPEAGGIHPREAAQHHAKYAASVIRRLLAEAKKKGIQPSEIDGIAFSQGPGLGPCLRTVATAARMLSISLGVPLIGVNHCIAHIEVGIWRTPAKDPVVLYVSGANSQVISYMEGRYRVFGETLDIGLGNALDKFARRAGLPHPGGPKIEEYAKNATRYIPLPYVIKGMDLSFSGLSTAASEALKKAPLEDVCYSYQETAFAMVVEVAERALAHTGKKEILLAGGVGANARLREMLNEMCEARGAKFYVPEKRFMGDNGTMIAYTGLLMYKSGSTLSLEESRVNPNFRTDDVKVTWIKEEEMKKVPEISPETSLKIGEMLDNGAEAVVYLEEGYKGKQVLVKERIPKAYRHKEIDERIRTERNRTEARLMSEARRNGVSTPIIYDVEDFKLKMQYIDGVPIKYLITPELSEKLGKLVGKLHSAGIVHGDLTTSNLLLAGERLYLLDFGLAYFDNGLEARGVDVHVLFQTFESSHHNHRALTEAFKKGYQSTFIDTEDVLKRVEEIKKRARYA; encoded by the coding sequence TTGAAAAACACGTTCATCCTTGGAATCGAAGGCACTGCATGGAATCTCAGTGCCGCAATCGTGACCGAGACCGAGATTATTGCCGAAGTCACAGAGACCTACAAACCAGAAGCCGGAGGGATCCACCCCAGGGAAGCTGCTCAGCACCATGCAAAGTACGCAGCCAGCGTTATAAGAAGACTACTTGCTGAGGCAAAAAAAAAGGGGATCCAGCCTTCCGAGATTGACGGAATAGCTTTTTCCCAGGGTCCAGGGCTTGGACCGTGCCTGAGAACGGTCGCAACGGCAGCCAGAATGCTTTCAATATCCCTGGGTGTGCCCCTTATAGGAGTCAACCACTGCATCGCCCATATAGAAGTCGGCATCTGGAGAACACCTGCAAAAGACCCTGTTGTGCTTTACGTAAGTGGAGCCAATTCTCAGGTTATCTCCTACATGGAAGGTCGGTACAGAGTCTTTGGGGAAACCTTAGATATAGGGCTTGGAAATGCCCTTGATAAATTTGCACGAAGAGCTGGCCTTCCACATCCCGGCGGGCCAAAGATCGAGGAATATGCAAAGAACGCAACCAGGTACATCCCGCTCCCCTATGTGATAAAAGGCATGGATCTTTCCTTTTCCGGGCTTTCCACGGCAGCTAGCGAAGCCTTGAAAAAAGCCCCTCTTGAAGATGTCTGCTATTCTTACCAGGAAACAGCTTTTGCAATGGTCGTTGAGGTTGCAGAGCGAGCCCTTGCCCATACTGGAAAGAAGGAGATTCTGCTGGCAGGAGGAGTCGGGGCAAATGCAAGGCTTCGGGAGATGCTAAATGAGATGTGCGAAGCCAGAGGCGCAAAGTTCTATGTACCCGAGAAGCGTTTCATGGGCGATAACGGGACAATGATTGCATATACCGGGCTTCTGATGTATAAATCGGGCAGCACTCTTTCCCTTGAAGAGTCACGCGTAAACCCTAATTTCCGGACTGACGATGTGAAAGTAACGTGGATAAAGGAAGAAGAGATGAAAAAGGTCCCTGAGATCTCCCCTGAAACCTCACTAAAGATCGGGGAAATGCTAGATAACGGAGCCGAAGCTGTTGTTTACCTGGAAGAAGGATATAAAGGAAAGCAGGTACTTGTTAAAGAAAGAATTCCGAAGGCCTACAGGCATAAAGAGATCGATGAGAGGATCAGAACCGAAAGGAACCGGACAGAAGCCCGCTTGATGTCTGAAGCCAGGCGCAATGGAGTTTCTACGCCGATTATCTATGATGTGGAAGATTTTAAACTAAAGATGCAATACATTGATGGAGTTCCCATAAAATATCTGATCACTCCTGAGCTTTCAGAAAAGTTGGGAAAACTCGTGGGAAAACTCCATAGTGCAGGTATAGTACATGGGGATCTTACAACCTCAAATCTCCTGCTTGCGGGCGAAAGACTTTATCTCCTTGACTTCGGGCTTGCATATTTCGATAATGGCCTCGAGGCAAGAGGGGTAGATGTCCATGTGCTTTTCCAGACTTTTGAGAGTTCCCACCACAACCACCGTGCCCTTACCGAAGCTTTCAAAAAAGGATACCAGAGCACTTTTATAGATACAGAAGATGTACTCAAGCGTGTTGAAGAGATAAAAAAGAGGGCTCGTTATGCATAA
- a CDS encoding class I adenylate-forming enzyme family protein, whose amino-acid sequence MRIDAYITEYARKTPQSIALEEGTNSISYSCLDNDINAIASHLIDFDHCRFAILAESGMQYIKILMAVYRSANIAIPLPIEFPRFSLEKILDTAHISNIITTDTQYSRFGEGFFERFGTVIVISGNTSVKILRRKIETERNNPELRLVLYTSGTTGTPKGVMLSDRNLTANAESIIKVLRITSSDKGALVISPHHAFGNSIINSHLASGGSVRVGNMNFIAPVFNLIESGVSIFYGVPSTYRILLKYPDRFKRSFAKVRTAASAGGGMDKATVRDMKELVPDLEILPMYGQTEATARLAYLPAEDVDEFVDTIGKAIPGVTLDVFDSDSNPADLNTTGELVATGDNIMLGYLDDEIATEKRIINGWLHTGDLAQKLPNGYIRLLGRKDDLIKIGDHRVNPREIEKNIEENTEVSRVFVVPVPHELMGTAISLLVIPAERTEIEKLFSFCRKNLPGYLCPREILFINHLPLSENGKISNRSIIEEYKHVKANM is encoded by the coding sequence ATGCGGATTGATGCGTATATTACCGAGTACGCCAGAAAAACCCCTCAAAGTATTGCTCTGGAAGAGGGCACAAATTCCATTTCCTATAGCTGCCTTGACAATGATATAAATGCCATTGCTTCCCATTTGATAGATTTTGATCACTGCCGGTTTGCAATACTGGCAGAGTCAGGCATGCAGTATATAAAGATACTCATGGCAGTATACCGATCAGCTAACATCGCCATTCCTCTGCCAATAGAATTTCCCAGGTTCAGTCTTGAGAAGATCCTTGACACAGCCCACATCAGCAATATCATCACAACCGATACGCAGTACTCAAGATTTGGAGAAGGATTTTTTGAGCGTTTTGGAACTGTAATAGTTATTTCCGGCAATACTTCCGTAAAAATCCTGCGTAGGAAGATCGAAACTGAAAGGAACAATCCTGAACTGCGTCTGGTTCTTTATACCTCAGGCACAACAGGTACTCCAAAAGGGGTCATGTTAAGTGACAGGAATCTGACAGCAAATGCAGAATCAATAATAAAGGTACTTCGGATAACCTCCAGTGATAAAGGAGCGCTTGTAATATCTCCTCATCATGCTTTTGGAAATTCCATAATTAACTCCCACCTGGCATCTGGAGGCTCAGTCCGGGTTGGAAATATGAATTTCATTGCCCCGGTTTTCAACCTGATAGAATCCGGCGTTTCAATATTTTATGGAGTGCCCAGTACTTACCGTATACTTCTCAAATATCCTGATAGATTCAAACGATCTTTTGCAAAGGTTAGAACCGCTGCGTCGGCAGGTGGAGGAATGGATAAAGCTACTGTGAGAGATATGAAGGAATTAGTTCCTGACCTGGAAATCCTGCCTATGTACGGCCAGACTGAAGCAACTGCTAGACTTGCCTACCTGCCAGCAGAAGACGTGGATGAGTTTGTTGACACTATAGGAAAAGCAATTCCGGGTGTTACACTGGATGTCTTTGACTCCGATTCCAATCCCGCAGACCTTAACACAACAGGAGAACTGGTTGCTACTGGGGATAATATTATGCTGGGTTATCTGGACGACGAGATCGCAACTGAAAAGAGAATTATAAACGGTTGGCTCCATACCGGCGACCTCGCACAGAAACTGCCCAATGGATATATCCGACTCCTCGGGCGCAAAGACGACCTTATAAAAATAGGTGATCATCGTGTTAATCCGAGAGAGATTGAGAAAAATATAGAAGAGAACACCGAAGTCTCCAGGGTTTTTGTTGTACCAGTGCCCCATGAACTTATGGGAACTGCAATCAGTCTCCTGGTCATACCTGCAGAAAGAACAGAAATCGAAAAGCTGTTTTCGTTCTGCCGGAAAAACCTGCCAGGTTACCTGTGCCCAAGAGAAATATTATTCATTAATCATCTACCCTTGAGCGAGAACGGGAAAATATCCAATCGATCCATTATAGAGGAGTACAAACATGTCAAAGCTAATATGTAA
- a CDS encoding cyclase family protein, with product MEKSPNGAKGVPISIEETQVDLEKIFNGKIIDITAPISPLTRIFPGDPVTAIERICTLEDEGCAVSRLSFGSHTSTHVDAPSHILENGLTVDKLELKNLMGKALVLDFSSVAGALTAEIFEKAFSNTVSPENIPVLLLKTGNSSRKQISEVEVNLHNAESGSQDAESWKEKFGSAYLDESGAAWIVENGFRTIGTDSFSVDCLSAEILPAHHILLSGNVNIVECLELSFVEAGIYFFLCLPLKIENCDGAPARAILLPYF from the coding sequence ATGGAAAAAAGTCCAAATGGCGCGAAAGGGGTTCCTATTAGTATTGAAGAAACACAGGTTGATCTTGAGAAGATATTTAATGGAAAAATTATAGACATTACAGCCCCGATCTCCCCTTTAACACGGATTTTCCCGGGTGACCCAGTAACTGCAATTGAGAGAATCTGTACGCTTGAAGATGAAGGCTGTGCCGTATCAAGGTTAAGTTTTGGAAGCCATACCAGTACTCATGTCGATGCCCCTTCTCATATCTTGGAAAACGGCCTGACTGTTGACAAACTGGAACTCAAAAACCTCATGGGTAAAGCCCTTGTTCTTGATTTTTCTTCAGTAGCAGGTGCACTAACTGCTGAAATTTTTGAGAAAGCCTTCAGTAATACAGTTTCCCCTGAAAATATCCCTGTTCTTCTTTTGAAAACCGGAAATTCTTCCAGAAAACAAATAAGTGAAGTTGAGGTCAATCTGCATAATGCAGAGTCGGGGTCTCAGGATGCAGAATCCTGGAAAGAAAAATTTGGCTCTGCATACCTTGACGAAAGCGGAGCAGCTTGGATTGTGGAAAATGGGTTCAGGACTATCGGAACCGATAGCTTTTCCGTAGATTGCCTTTCTGCGGAGATTCTACCTGCCCATCATATCCTTCTTTCAGGTAATGTGAATATAGTAGAATGCCTTGAGCTCAGCTTCGTTGAGGCCGGGATCTATTTCTTCCTCTGCCTTCCCCTGAAAATTGAGAACTGCGACGGAGCGCCCGCAAGAGCCATATTACTTCCTTACTTTTGA
- a CDS encoding acyltransferase, which yields MATLVSNRDKVTFGEIADHYHSNKLLFGIKYFKNWVLERLASSVPVPSWRATLHRMRGVNLGQNVYVGYDVVFDRIHPELITVGDYSEIGDRCILSAHTRGSLTTRQAYPRTMAPIKIGRGVSVNPGCIITQGVEIGDNSIIGIGSVVSRSISPNSLALGYPARVVKKLEGVGELKT from the coding sequence ATGGCTACTTTAGTATCCAATAGAGACAAAGTAACTTTTGGCGAAATAGCTGACCATTACCACAGCAATAAACTCCTGTTTGGAATTAAATATTTTAAGAACTGGGTTCTGGAGCGGCTTGCTTCAAGCGTTCCTGTTCCTTCCTGGAGGGCAACATTGCACAGGATGCGGGGTGTAAATCTCGGGCAGAATGTATATGTCGGCTATGACGTAGTTTTTGATAGGATTCACCCTGAGTTAATTACGGTAGGGGATTATTCTGAAATTGGCGACCGTTGCATACTGTCTGCTCATACAAGAGGCAGTTTGACTACAAGGCAGGCATATCCGAGAACTATGGCTCCCATAAAAATCGGAAGGGGGGTTTCTGTGAATCCAGGATGTATAATTACTCAGGGGGTTGAAATTGGGGATAACTCAATAATAGGTATCGGATCCGTAGTTAGCCGCAGTATTTCTCCAAATAGTCTTGCTCTTGGCTATCCTGCCAGGGTTGTAAAAAAACTCGAGGGTGTAGGTGAACTTAAGACCTGA
- a CDS encoding adenine nucleotide alpha hydrolase family protein codes for MSKLICKKCILDSDIPGIQINKESGLCHFCETYTPLTPQERTEYLTRIEKLFEQYVGAGNYDIIYALSGGKDSSYTLYKLKKDYPFLKVLAVQFNNGFTSEGAIRNAKKMCEITGCDYFQLTMKEEILLDTFRKAAESYDAFPRFAKYRASDICNVCISIIKQKLIEKAITEKAPFIVFAFTAGQSPNPIIPLSANFIQWSRNLFETQLQKIGIDDKDELFLLKKAVLANLGENVPSILHPLCLWDYNEDIILETLLEIGWELPGINDSNSTNCTLNSFACYNHLKKYGFHPYTFDIAGLVRSGDMPRKEGFEKITQELSQPLIMEAAKKLNSNLNLF; via the coding sequence ATGTCAAAGCTAATATGTAAAAAGTGTATTCTTGATTCCGATATTCCAGGTATACAGATTAACAAGGAAAGTGGTCTCTGCCATTTCTGTGAGACATATACCCCTCTTACTCCTCAGGAAAGGACTGAGTACCTTACAAGAATTGAAAAGCTTTTTGAACAATACGTGGGGGCAGGAAACTACGATATAATTTATGCACTTTCTGGGGGCAAAGACTCCTCATACACCCTTTATAAACTTAAAAAAGATTACCCCTTTTTGAAAGTTCTGGCTGTTCAGTTCAATAATGGTTTTACTTCCGAGGGTGCAATTAGAAACGCAAAAAAGATGTGCGAGATTACAGGCTGCGATTATTTCCAGTTGACAATGAAAGAAGAAATTCTGCTGGATACATTCCGAAAAGCTGCTGAATCTTATGATGCCTTTCCGAGATTTGCCAAATATCGAGCCAGTGATATCTGTAACGTTTGCATCAGTATCATTAAGCAAAAACTGATTGAAAAAGCCATCACTGAGAAGGCTCCTTTTATTGTATTTGCTTTTACAGCCGGGCAGTCTCCTAATCCTATAATCCCTCTATCCGCTAATTTTATCCAGTGGTCAAGAAACCTGTTTGAAACCCAGCTCCAAAAAATAGGCATCGATGATAAGGATGAACTGTTCCTCCTGAAAAAAGCGGTTCTTGCAAATCTCGGTGAGAACGTTCCGAGTATCCTGCACCCTCTCTGCTTATGGGATTATAATGAAGATATAATACTTGAGACCCTGCTGGAAATCGGTTGGGAACTCCCTGGAATCAATGACAGCAACTCAACTAACTGTACCTTGAATTCCTTTGCCTGTTACAACCACCTGAAAAAATATGGATTCCATCCATACACCTTTGATATTGCAGGGCTTGTCCGAAGCGGGGATATGCCCAGGAAAGAAGGGTTTGAGAAAATTACTCAGGAACTGTCTCAACCCCTGATAATGGAGGCTGCAAAGAAGCTAAATTCCAATTTAAATCTGTTTTAA
- the nadE gene encoding NAD(+) synthase, with the protein MEAAEGKNVQILEELNRDIEYLALNLRKFIRKQVTGFKKRGVVIGVSGGIDSAVALTLCVQELGKENVYCLLLPEDESSPSSAILGAEICESLGVPYEEVSISPILRSLNIYDKKEQIIKRTCPDYDPDIHKTSLVLPDFLTHGLLNVPYIQLVKDGVPSGKYRLKANDYLELIGLQNVKQRSRMLVQYMYAEKLNYAVCGTTNKTELLLGQFVKYGDGGSDFEPLADCYKVQVYALGRLLNVNEDILKRPPSADTWNHFTTDEEFYWRMPLQILDQLLYAQEHQLPMEVIEKNTGLSSDTIEKTWRHIKRIRDSTEYVRAVPPVCHIGR; encoded by the coding sequence ATGGAGGCAGCAGAAGGTAAAAATGTCCAGATTCTGGAAGAACTTAATCGAGATATTGAATATTTAGCTTTAAATCTCAGGAAATTTATTAGAAAGCAAGTAACTGGTTTTAAGAAAAGAGGAGTGGTCATAGGAGTTTCTGGAGGAATAGACTCTGCCGTAGCACTAACCCTCTGCGTACAGGAACTTGGGAAGGAAAATGTGTACTGTCTTCTCCTTCCTGAAGACGAATCTTCTCCTTCCAGCGCAATCCTTGGAGCCGAAATCTGCGAGAGCCTTGGAGTGCCATACGAGGAAGTGTCCATCTCCCCTATCCTCAGGTCACTTAACATCTATGATAAGAAGGAGCAGATTATAAAGAGAACCTGTCCTGATTACGACCCTGATATACATAAGACTTCACTGGTTCTTCCTGATTTCCTTACCCATGGGCTTTTGAATGTTCCTTATATACAGCTTGTTAAAGATGGAGTACCTTCTGGAAAGTACAGGCTTAAAGCGAATGATTATCTGGAATTAATAGGGCTGCAGAATGTCAAGCAGAGATCTCGAATGCTTGTTCAGTATATGTATGCTGAGAAGTTGAACTATGCCGTTTGCGGAACAACCAATAAGACAGAATTGCTTCTTGGCCAGTTTGTAAAATATGGGGATGGAGGCTCAGATTTTGAACCTCTTGCTGACTGTTATAAGGTTCAGGTTTATGCCCTGGGTAGACTGCTTAATGTCAACGAAGATATTCTGAAACGTCCTCCAAGTGCTGATACGTGGAACCATTTTACTACTGATGAAGAATTTTACTGGCGTATGCCTCTTCAGATTCTGGATCAGCTGCTTTACGCTCAGGAGCACCAGTTGCCGATGGAGGTGATTGAAAAAAATACCGGATTATCAAGTGACACTATAGAAAAAACCTGGAGACATATCAAAAGGATTAGAGATAGCACGGAGTATGTACGAGCCGTGCCGCCTGTCTGCCATATTGGTAGGTAA